The following are from one region of the Fusobacterium perfoetens genome:
- the mtaB gene encoding tRNA (N(6)-L-threonylcarbamoyladenosine(37)-C(2))-methylthiotransferase MtaB — protein sequence MNLNKKVAFYTLGCKVNQYETESLKTKLTKLGYKDVDFDGYSDFYIVNSCTVTSIADKKTRNILRRAKRHNPNGKVIVTGCYAQTNGEELLKIDEVDYVVGNTNKEGIVTLIEELKSKEPNHLMVSDIFQEDKYQELEFSTLREMSRAYIKIQDGCNNFCSYCKIPFGRGKSRSRNFENIISEAKKLVEEGYKEIILIGINIGDYGKDLEGDIVFEDLLESLTKIDGITRIRLGSIYPDRITDRFISVMKNPKIMPHLHISLQSCDDDVLRAMRRKYGVELIKERLQKLKLEVENIEYTADVIVGFPGETEKMYENTKEAIKEIGFSSLHVFPYSEREKTLAATFKDQIPMQVRRERVIDLEKAQEECGEKIREKYLGKELTVLVEEQKKGSYFGYSKNYLRVEILGKENIILKTNDEVKVKIISIEKELLIGEL from the coding sequence ATGAATTTAAATAAAAAAGTGGCTTTTTATACTTTAGGATGTAAAGTTAATCAATATGAAACTGAAAGTCTAAAAACAAAGCTTACAAAATTAGGTTATAAAGATGTAGATTTTGATGGATATTCAGATTTTTATATTGTAAACTCTTGTACAGTTACTTCGATAGCTGATAAAAAAACAAGAAATATATTAAGAAGAGCTAAAAGACATAATCCTAATGGAAAAGTGATAGTGACAGGCTGTTATGCTCAAACAAACGGAGAAGAACTTCTTAAAATAGACGAAGTTGATTATGTTGTAGGAAATACAAATAAAGAGGGAATAGTTACTCTTATAGAAGAATTAAAAAGTAAAGAACCAAATCATCTAATGGTATCAGATATTTTTCAAGAGGATAAATATCAAGAATTAGAGTTTTCAACTTTAAGAGAGATGTCAAGAGCCTATATAAAAATCCAAGATGGATGTAATAATTTCTGTTCTTATTGTAAAATTCCTTTTGGGAGAGGAAAAAGTAGATCAAGAAATTTTGAAAACATAATTTCTGAAGCAAAAAAACTTGTGGAAGAGGGATATAAAGAAATAATACTTATTGGAATAAATATAGGTGACTATGGAAAAGATCTTGAAGGAGATATAGTTTTTGAAGATTTATTAGAAAGCCTTACAAAAATAGATGGTATTACAAGAATAAGACTTGGTTCAATATATCCAGATAGAATAACAGATAGATTTATTTCTGTTATGAAAAATCCTAAAATAATGCCTCACTTACATATCTCTTTACAATCTTGTGATGATGATGTACTAAGAGCTATGAGAAGAAAATATGGAGTGGAATTGATAAAAGAAAGACTTCAAAAATTAAAATTAGAAGTGGAAAATATAGAATACACAGCTGATGTAATAGTTGGTTTTCCAGGAGAAACAGAAAAAATGTATGAAAATACAAAAGAAGCTATAAAAGAGATTGGGTTCTCATCACTTCACGTTTTCCCTTATTCAGAGAGAGAAAAAACTCTGGCAGCTACTTTTAAAGATCAAATACCTATGCAAGTAAGAAGAGAAAGAGTAATTGATTTAGAAAAAGCACAAGAAGAGTGTGGAGAAAAAATAAGAGAAAAATATTTAGGAAAAGAGTTAACTGTATTAGTGGAAGAACAAAAAAAAGGAAGCTATTTTGGGTATAGCAAAAATTATCTTAGAGTGGAAATTTTAGGAAAAGAAAATATTATTTTAAAAACAAATGACGAAGTAAAAGTAAAAATAATATCTATTGAAAAGGAGCTGTTAATAGGTGAACTATAA
- the ruvB gene encoding Holliday junction branch migration DNA helicase RuvB gives MDRVVTDKELGNEVETQRTLRPKKFDEYIGQSTLKEKMKIFIEAAKRRGGCIDHILLYGPPGLGKTTLAGVIANEMGVNLKITSGPVLDKAGDLAAILTSLEENDILFIDEIHRLNTSVEEILYPAMEDGELDIIIGKGPSAKSIRIELPPFTLIGATTRAGLLSSPLRDRFGVTHRMEYYTDKDLVDILIRGAKVLQVGLEEEGALEIAKRSRGTPRIANRFLKRVRDYAEIKGDGVITKSIVTESLKLLGVDQNGLDELDRGIIVSMLENYNGGPVGIETLSLLLGEDKRTIEEVYEPYLVKIGYIKRTPRGRVVTEKGREHFKIKE, from the coding sequence GTGGATAGAGTGGTTACAGATAAAGAATTAGGAAATGAAGTAGAAACTCAAAGAACCCTTAGACCAAAAAAATTTGATGAATATATAGGACAATCTACTCTTAAAGAAAAAATGAAAATTTTTATAGAAGCTGCTAAAAGAAGAGGAGGGTGTATAGATCATATTCTTTTATATGGACCTCCTGGACTTGGAAAAACTACTCTTGCTGGAGTTATAGCCAATGAAATGGGAGTTAATTTAAAAATAACTTCTGGACCAGTTTTGGATAAAGCGGGAGACTTGGCAGCTATTTTGACATCTTTGGAAGAAAATGATATTTTATTTATAGATGAAATTCATAGATTGAATACCTCAGTGGAAGAAATTTTATATCCTGCTATGGAAGATGGAGAGCTAGATATAATAATAGGAAAAGGGCCATCAGCAAAATCTATAAGAATAGAGTTGCCACCTTTTACTTTGATAGGAGCCACTACAAGAGCTGGACTTTTAAGTTCTCCTCTTAGAGATCGTTTTGGTGTAACTCACAGAATGGAATATTATACAGATAAAGATTTGGTTGATATTCTTATTAGAGGAGCAAAAGTTTTACAAGTGGGTCTTGAAGAAGAGGGAGCTTTGGAGATCGCTAAAAGAAGTAGAGGAACTCCGAGAATTGCTAATAGATTTTTAAAAAGAGTGAGAGATTATGCTGAAATAAAAGGTGATGGAGTTATAACAAAATCTATTGTTACAGAGTCTTTGAAACTTTTAGGGGTAGATCAAAATGGACTTGATGAATTAGATAGAGGGATAATTGTTTCTATGTTAGAAAATTATAATGGAGGTCCTGTGGGAATAGAAACTCTTTCTTTACTTTTAGGAGAGGATAAAAGAACTATCGAAGAAGTTTATGAACCATATTTAGTAAAAATAGGTTATATAAAAAGAACTCCAAGAGGAAGAGTTGTCACAGAGAAAGGGAGAGAACATTTTAAGATTAAGGAGTAA
- a CDS encoding RsmE family RNA methyltransferase: protein MITVVIEDKNIIGLDRIEITDKADINHLKNSFRVKEGEVIRAVDGENEYICKVLIVEKKEIILEIIETKKSEEDEVELVAGISIIKNDRMELVIQKLTEIGIDRIIPLETKRTIVKLNETKDKWNVISREAVKQCQRTKFLKIDKITKINQIDYKEFDSVIVPYECEKEFNLKNLLRKIENKPKKVLYIIGPEGGFDISEIDYLKNLENVNIVTLGKNILRAETAAIVVGGVLVNEFK, encoded by the coding sequence ATGATAACTGTAGTAATTGAAGATAAAAATATTATAGGGTTAGACAGAATAGAAATAACAGATAAGGCTGATATAAATCACTTAAAAAACTCTTTTAGGGTTAAAGAGGGTGAAGTTATAAGAGCTGTAGATGGTGAAAATGAGTATATCTGTAAAGTTTTAATAGTAGAAAAAAAAGAGATTATTTTAGAAATAATTGAAACTAAAAAATCGGAAGAAGATGAAGTTGAGTTAGTAGCAGGAATATCTATAATAAAAAATGATAGAATGGAGCTTGTTATACAAAAACTTACAGAGATTGGAATTGATAGAATAATTCCACTTGAAACAAAAAGAACTATTGTAAAATTAAATGAAACAAAAGATAAATGGAATGTAATTTCTAGGGAAGCAGTTAAACAGTGTCAAAGAACAAAATTTTTAAAGATAGATAAAATAACAAAAATTAATCAGATTGATTATAAAGAATTTGATTCAGTAATAGTACCTTATGAATGTGAAAAAGAATTTAACTTAAAAAATCTTTTAAGAAAAATTGAAAATAAACCTAAAAAAGTTCTTTATATTATTGGACCAGAGGGTGGATTTGATATTAGTGAGATAGACTATTTAAAAAATTTAGAAAATGTTAATATAGTTACTTTAGGAAAAAATATTTTGAGAGCTGAAACTGCTGCTATTGTAGTAGGAGGAGTGCTAGTTAATGAATTTAAATAA
- a CDS encoding RrF2 family transcriptional regulator, with amino-acid sequence MKINTKVRYGLKALVYIVEESLKGKMVRIKEISEREEISIQYLEQILNKLKNENIIEGKRGPNGGYRFVTDPKEITLYRIYKILDDDEKIINCNENVKETKDCADEGCVGSCIWNRLDSAMKEILKSTTLDDLLKNKDII; translated from the coding sequence ATGAAGATAAACACAAAAGTTAGATATGGTTTAAAAGCTTTAGTGTATATAGTAGAAGAAAGTCTAAAGGGAAAAATGGTGAGGATAAAAGAGATCTCTGAAAGAGAAGAGATTTCTATTCAATATTTAGAGCAAATACTAAATAAATTGAAAAATGAAAATATCATCGAGGGAAAAAGAGGACCAAATGGGGGATATAGATTTGTAACAGACCCAAAAGAGATAACTCTTTATAGAATTTACAAAATTTTAGACGATGATGAAAAAATAATAAATTGTAATGAAAATGTAAAAGAAACAAAAGATTGTGCTGATGAAGGTTGTGTAGGAAGTTGTATTTGGAATAGACTTGATAGTGCAATGAAAGAGATTTTAAAATCTACGACATTAGATGATTTATTAAAAAATAAAGATATTATCTAG
- a CDS encoding LytR C-terminal domain-containing protein, which yields MNYKKKLSRIKYVLGGAILLTVFICSLIFITLRDNRETDKMTRYMLVGKENIFLVYEDKLAIEIPFEIQLDKEKTLGELVDVKNYKEILNNINYIFPEKIKDYKVLKYGEVELPVKTSTKIPEVVVEDKRYILTSSIEKIFENFYSSDEKASIENAKVVVDILNANGKAGYARKTGNKLQKDLGVKYSAANYETNINESYVIINDLNQKQTEDIIMSVDEKYFKIKEDATIPTLANVVIVLGKEERKIYDIDVVGVSEKAAEYMQTLDKEGYLGLRRIKNKVSEKESQVSYNKEDYFVAYKIAKKLGIENLKEDKNLKNKIVISTGE from the coding sequence GTGAACTATAAGAAAAAATTATCTAGAATAAAATATGTTTTAGGGGGAGCGATTTTACTTACAGTATTTATCTGTTCGTTAATTTTTATAACTTTAAGAGATAATAGAGAAACAGATAAAATGACAAGGTATATGTTGGTAGGGAAAGAAAATATTTTTCTAGTTTATGAAGATAAACTGGCAATAGAGATTCCTTTTGAAATACAACTAGATAAAGAAAAAACTCTTGGAGAGCTTGTAGATGTAAAAAATTACAAAGAAATTTTAAATAATATTAACTATATTTTTCCAGAAAAAATAAAAGACTATAAAGTTTTAAAATATGGAGAAGTAGAATTACCAGTAAAAACTTCTACAAAAATACCAGAAGTAGTGGTAGAAGATAAAAGATATATTTTAACTTCTAGTATAGAAAAAATATTTGAAAACTTTTATAGTAGTGATGAAAAAGCTAGTATAGAAAATGCTAAAGTAGTGGTTGATATATTAAATGCTAACGGAAAAGCAGGATATGCTAGAAAAACTGGAAATAAACTTCAAAAAGACCTTGGAGTTAAATATTCAGCAGCTAACTATGAAACAAATATCAATGAAAGTTATGTTATTATAAATGATCTAAATCAAAAACAAACTGAAGATATAATAATGTCAGTTGATGAAAAATATTTCAAAATAAAAGAAGATGCAACAATTCCAACATTAGCTAATGTAGTAATCGTTCTTGGAAAAGAGGAGAGAAAAATCTATGATATTGATGTTGTTGGAGTAAGTGAAAAAGCAGCTGAATATATGCAAACTTTGGATAAAGAAGGATACTTAGGGTTGAGAAGAATAAAAAATAAAGTATCTGAAAAAGAGAGTCAAGTTTCATATAATAAAGAAGATTATTTTGTAGCTTATAAAATAGCTAAAAAGTTAGGAATTGAAAATCTTAAAGAGGATAAAAATCTTAAAAATAAGATAGTTATATCCACAGGAGAATAA